One genomic window of Corynebacterium massiliense DSM 45435 includes the following:
- a CDS encoding PepSY-associated TM helix domain-containing protein, protein MKSATNKNREKPPVFAFWRRFHAVAGVIVTPFLLVAAITGFFYALAPTLEQAVYHDQLTATSHAPARPLAEQVRAAQEVHPDLELSEVEVSDDPAATTRVLVADDALPNSSYSRAVFVDPGDASVRGDLVQYGSARALPLRTWLSEGHRSLWLGSAGRWYSELAASWMGALAIVGTYLWCVRKKRGTSRRQKVLTWHSRAGLILLPGLLFLTVTGLTWSGVAGGNIGTLREHLDWMPPQPMSQTQAMSADPVRQVDTVARVAREQGLTGLINLTPPTTDGGAWTAAEARESYKPHMNAVTVDGAIGHVIDRVDFADWPFPAKVSEWLINAHMGFLFGIWNQLALAAVAAGLGAITLAGVWMWFQRRATRPRRPLPADWRLWAPLAAYSVIAPLFGASLLLFLGVEAAARALTSRPRA, encoded by the coding sequence GTGAAAAGTGCAACGAATAAAAATCGCGAAAAGCCCCCGGTCTTCGCCTTCTGGCGCCGCTTCCACGCGGTGGCCGGGGTCATCGTCACGCCGTTCCTGCTCGTCGCGGCCATCACGGGCTTCTTCTACGCCCTCGCCCCGACGCTCGAGCAGGCGGTGTACCACGACCAGCTGACGGCCACGTCCCACGCACCCGCGCGCCCGCTCGCCGAACAGGTGCGCGCCGCGCAGGAGGTACACCCCGACCTGGAACTGTCGGAGGTCGAGGTGTCCGACGATCCGGCCGCGACCACCCGCGTGCTGGTTGCCGATGACGCGCTGCCCAACTCCAGCTATTCCCGCGCCGTCTTCGTTGACCCCGGTGACGCCAGCGTGCGCGGCGACCTCGTCCAGTACGGCTCCGCCCGCGCGCTGCCGCTGCGCACCTGGCTATCCGAGGGACACCGCAGCCTGTGGCTCGGAAGCGCCGGCCGCTGGTACTCCGAGCTCGCGGCCTCCTGGATGGGCGCGCTCGCCATCGTGGGTACGTACCTGTGGTGCGTGCGGAAAAAGCGCGGCACCTCCCGCCGCCAAAAGGTGCTCACGTGGCACTCGCGCGCCGGGCTTATCCTCCTACCCGGCCTGCTCTTCCTCACCGTCACGGGCCTGACGTGGTCCGGGGTCGCGGGCGGGAACATCGGCACGCTGCGCGAACACCTTGACTGGATGCCGCCGCAGCCGATGAGCCAGACGCAGGCCATGAGCGCAGACCCGGTCCGTCAGGTCGACACCGTCGCGCGCGTCGCCCGGGAACAGGGGCTTACCGGTCTCATCAACCTCACCCCGCCCACAACGGACGGCGGCGCATGGACCGCCGCGGAGGCGCGGGAATCCTATAAGCCGCACATGAACGCGGTGACTGTCGATGGCGCGATCGGCCACGTCATCGACCGTGTCGACTTCGCCGACTGGCCTTTCCCCGCCAAGGTCAGTGAGTGGCTCATCAACGCCCACATGGGGTTCTTGTTCGGGATCTGGAACCAACTCGCGCTGGCGGCGGTGGCCGCCGGGCTGGGCGCCATCACCCTCGCCGGGGTGTGGATGTGGTTCCAGCGAAGAGCCACACGGCCGCGCCGCCCACTGCCCGCCGACTGGCGGCTGTGGGCGCCGCTTGCCGCCTACTCCGTCATCGCCCCGCTGTTTGGGGCGTCCTTGTTACTCTTCCTCGGCGTCGAGGCGGCGGCCCGGGCGCTTACTTCTCGCCCTCGGGCTTGA